The Moorena producens PAL-8-15-08-1 genomic interval TCTGCTTAAATTACGTGAAATAGTTTGGGTGTTGGGATGATCCTCTCCTAACTGCTGGACAGCAATCTCTAGTGCCTGACGATAGAGGGGTTCCGCTTCTGAGTACCGATCAGGTGTGTGAGTGCGCATCTCATCTTCTGACACAAAAGAGGTTCCGGCGATGCCGGAACCTCTTTTTTTCTTTTTGGAAGTCTTCCCCCGAGGGAGCACAAGATAGCTGTACCTTCCTTTGAGAGATCCCTCCTGGGTCACTCGATCTGACAGACTTACATCTGTGCCAACCAATTCTCCCCATAGGCTCTCGGTGAGGTGGATT includes:
- a CDS encoding tetratricopeptide repeat protein, producing MTQEGSLKGRYSYLVLPRGKTSKKKKRGSGIAGTSFVSEDEMRTHTPDRYSEAEPLYRQALEIAVQQLGEDHPNTQTISRNLSRLLDQS